From a single Mus musculus strain C57BL/6J chromosome 12, GRCm38.p6 C57BL/6J genomic region:
- the Gdf7 gene encoding growth/differentiation factor 7 isoform 1 preproprotein (isoform 1 preproprotein is encoded by transcript variant 1) — protein sequence MDLSAAAALCLWLLSACRPRDGLEAAAVLRAAGAGPAWSPGGGGGGRTLARAPGPSALQAAAVPGPRAVRRAAGSGFRNGSVVPHHFMMSLYRSLAGRAPVAAASGHGRVDTITGFTDQATQDETAAAEPGQSFLFDVSSLSEADEVVNAELRVLRRRSPEPDRDSATLLPRLLLSTCPDEAGTAHLLHSRAAEPLGGARWEAFDVTDAVQSHRRWPRASRKFCLVLRAVTASESSPLALRRLGFGWPGGGDGGGTAAEERALLVISSRTQRKESLFREIRAQARALRAAAEPPPDPGPGAGSRKANLGGRRRRRTALAGTRGAQGSGGGGGGGGGGGGGGGGGGGGAGRGHGRRGRSRCSRKSLHVDFKELGWDDWIIAPLDYEAYHCEGVCDFPLRSHLEPTNHAIIQTLLNSMAPDAAPASCCVPARLSPISILYIDAANNVVYKQYEDMVVEACGCR from the exons ATGGACCTGAGCGCTGCCGCCGCGCTGTGTCTCTGGCTGCTGAGCGCTTGCCGTCCCCGCGACGGGCTAGAAGCTGCCGCGGTGCTCCGAGCGGCGGGGGCTGGACCAGCCTGGAGCCccgggggcggcggcggcgggcggaCCCTCGCCCGGGCTCCAGGCCCTTCAGCTCTCCAGGCCGCTGCGGTTCCGGGTCCCCGAGCTGTGCGCCGCGCTGCGGGTTCTGGCTTCAGGAACGGCTCGGTGGTGCCACACCACTTCATGATGTCGCTTTACAGGAGCCTGGCGGGGAGGGCTCCGGTCGCGGCAGCTTCAGGGCACGGGCGTGTGGACACAATCACCGGCTTCACAGACCAAGCAACTCAAG ACGAAACGGCGGCGGCCGAGCCAGGCCAGAGCTTCCTGTTCGACGTATCCAGCCTCTCCGAAGCCGATGAGGTGGTGAATGCGGAGCTGCGCGTGCTGCGCCGGAGGTCTCCGGAACCAGACAGGGACAGTGCGACCCTCCTTCCGCGGCTGCTGCTGTCCACGTGCCCGGACGAGGCTGGCACAGCTCACCTGCTGCACTCCCGGGCCGCCGAGCCCCTGGGCGGCGCGCGCTGGGAAGCGTTCGACGTGACGGACGCGGTGCAGAGCCACCGCCGCTGGCCGCGAGCCTCCCGCAAGTTCTGCCTGGTGCTGCGCGCGGTGACGGCCTCGGAGAGCAGCCCGCTGGCCCTGAGACGACTGGGCTTCGGCTGGCCGGGCGGTGGCGACGGCGGCGGCACTGCGGCCGAGGAGCGCGCGCTGTTGGTGATCTCCTCCCGTACGCAAAGGAAAGAGAGTCTGTTCCGGGAGATCCGAGCCCAGGCCCGTGCTCTCCGGGCCGCTGCAGAGCCGCCACCGGATCCAGGACCAGGCGCTGGGTCACGCAAAGCCAACCTGGGCGGTCGCAGGCGGCGGCGGACTGCGCTGGCTGGGACTCGGGGAGCGCAGGGAAGCGGTGGtggcggcggtggcggtggcggcggcggcggcggcggcggcggcggcggcggcggcgcaggCAGGGGCCACGGGCGCAGAGGCCGGAGCCGCTGCAGTCGCAAGTCACTGCACGTGGACTTTAAGGAGCTGGGCTGGGACGACTGGATCATCGCGCCATTAGACTACGAGGCATACCACTGCGAGGGCGTTTGCGACTTTCCTCTGCGCTCGCACCTGGAGCCTACCAACCACGCCATCATTCAGACGCTGCTCAACTCCATGGCGCCCGACGCTGCGCCAGCCTCCTGCTGCGTGCCCGCAAGGCTCAGTCCCATCAGCATTCTCTACATCGATGCCGCCAACAACGTGGTCTACAAGCAGTACgaagacatggtggtggaggccTGCGGCTGCAGGTAG
- the Gdf7 gene encoding growth/differentiation factor 7 isoform 2 preproprotein (isoform 2 preproprotein is encoded by transcript variant 2): protein MDLSAAAALCLWLLSACRPRDGLEAAAVLRAAGAGPAWSPGGGGGGRTLARAPGPSALQAAAVPGPRAVRRAAGSGFRNGSVVPHHFMMSLYRSLAGRAPVAAASGHGRVDTITGFTDQATQGQSFLFDVSSLSEADEVVNAELRVLRRRSPEPDRDSATLLPRLLLSTCPDEAGTAHLLHSRAAEPLGGARWEAFDVTDAVQSHRRWPRASRKFCLVLRAVTASESSPLALRRLGFGWPGGGDGGGTAAEERALLVISSRTQRKESLFREIRAQARALRAAAEPPPDPGPGAGSRKANLGGRRRRRTALAGTRGAQGSGGGGGGGGGGGGGGGGGGGGAGRGHGRRGRSRCSRKSLHVDFKELGWDDWIIAPLDYEAYHCEGVCDFPLRSHLEPTNHAIIQTLLNSMAPDAAPASCCVPARLSPISILYIDAANNVVYKQYEDMVVEACGCR, encoded by the exons ATGGACCTGAGCGCTGCCGCCGCGCTGTGTCTCTGGCTGCTGAGCGCTTGCCGTCCCCGCGACGGGCTAGAAGCTGCCGCGGTGCTCCGAGCGGCGGGGGCTGGACCAGCCTGGAGCCccgggggcggcggcggcgggcggaCCCTCGCCCGGGCTCCAGGCCCTTCAGCTCTCCAGGCCGCTGCGGTTCCGGGTCCCCGAGCTGTGCGCCGCGCTGCGGGTTCTGGCTTCAGGAACGGCTCGGTGGTGCCACACCACTTCATGATGTCGCTTTACAGGAGCCTGGCGGGGAGGGCTCCGGTCGCGGCAGCTTCAGGGCACGGGCGTGTGGACACAATCACCGGCTTCACAGACCAAGCAACTCAAG GCCAGAGCTTCCTGTTCGACGTATCCAGCCTCTCCGAAGCCGATGAGGTGGTGAATGCGGAGCTGCGCGTGCTGCGCCGGAGGTCTCCGGAACCAGACAGGGACAGTGCGACCCTCCTTCCGCGGCTGCTGCTGTCCACGTGCCCGGACGAGGCTGGCACAGCTCACCTGCTGCACTCCCGGGCCGCCGAGCCCCTGGGCGGCGCGCGCTGGGAAGCGTTCGACGTGACGGACGCGGTGCAGAGCCACCGCCGCTGGCCGCGAGCCTCCCGCAAGTTCTGCCTGGTGCTGCGCGCGGTGACGGCCTCGGAGAGCAGCCCGCTGGCCCTGAGACGACTGGGCTTCGGCTGGCCGGGCGGTGGCGACGGCGGCGGCACTGCGGCCGAGGAGCGCGCGCTGTTGGTGATCTCCTCCCGTACGCAAAGGAAAGAGAGTCTGTTCCGGGAGATCCGAGCCCAGGCCCGTGCTCTCCGGGCCGCTGCAGAGCCGCCACCGGATCCAGGACCAGGCGCTGGGTCACGCAAAGCCAACCTGGGCGGTCGCAGGCGGCGGCGGACTGCGCTGGCTGGGACTCGGGGAGCGCAGGGAAGCGGTGGtggcggcggtggcggtggcggcggcggcggcggcggcggcggcggcggcggcggcgcaggCAGGGGCCACGGGCGCAGAGGCCGGAGCCGCTGCAGTCGCAAGTCACTGCACGTGGACTTTAAGGAGCTGGGCTGGGACGACTGGATCATCGCGCCATTAGACTACGAGGCATACCACTGCGAGGGCGTTTGCGACTTTCCTCTGCGCTCGCACCTGGAGCCTACCAACCACGCCATCATTCAGACGCTGCTCAACTCCATGGCGCCCGACGCTGCGCCAGCCTCCTGCTGCGTGCCCGCAAGGCTCAGTCCCATCAGCATTCTCTACATCGATGCCGCCAACAACGTGGTCTACAAGCAGTACgaagacatggtggtggaggccTGCGGCTGCAGGTAG